DNA sequence from the Malus sylvestris chromosome 10, drMalSylv7.2, whole genome shotgun sequence genome:
ttatcggcgatattcgTTTTTTTTAGAGTGATATTTTCACACTTATCCATTTAATTATCATCAATGtatcgcgatattattgataatatcgcgatattattgatattatcaataatatcgcgatatattaAATCTATTTCtcgcctctctctcttctctgcatcaCCAGAACCCCTTCCCATCTCCCCCATTCCCCTTCCCCACCCACGCCAacatctccctctctctcagcTTACTCCCTCtttctccccctctctctcgcaCAGACTCTCCCTCTCACCCCGATCTACACTCACGCACCCATTTACACACCCACACCCATGGACGACGGTACCAAAATCATCACTTGCGTCAACCCTCTCTCCCTTCGTCTCCGTGAAGCTCCAGGGCACCTAGAGGACACCCAACCCAGGTCCGGCGAGCCATGGGTGTGCGAGCCCAAGTTCCGGGTGGACCGTACCCGTCTAGGCGATTGCAAATCCAAACGCGCAGCAACTCTGAATCTACAACTTCCGATCTTGGCGAGCTTCTGCAGCTTTGCCGTCTGTGaacaaaagaaggaagagagagtacgcgcacagagagagagagagagagagagagagagagagagagagagagagggagataggGTATTTGACATTTCAGTGTGGCGGTGCGACTGTGCGAGCTGCATTTTTTGTTTCACTTTGTGGTTCTGATTCTTCTAAAAGAGATAAGGAAGATGAGAACCGAACAGATTTAATGGGAAATTGGGAaggtgttttactttatttgggATGTGAGAGGTGGAGTGCACACTCACCTTGGGTAATGTGAGAGGTGGAGTGCACATTCAatgaattttaatttcataACAACCCACTACGTGGGCTTTTCTCTTTcaaaagtttatatatatatattaatgtcTTATTTAAATGCCATATGAGTTATTTAATCTATACTCAATCTAATGCAATGATCATAAATAAGAATAATTTAGTTTATCATCCAAGAATACTTCTcattatgattatatgcttacCATTTTCTAAATATTGAACTTGTTGGATAGATGTACTTTGTGTATTagttttgtattttataattcttttattatctatacaagtatatttttttagtgtaaataagcATTTATTTagaagatatataataaatttatataaatccgcctagccgcctaggcgctaggccttTACCCGCCGCCCgccgcccgccgcccgactagcgcctaacgttttttagaaccttggtttgtgattacatattcagcctgtaatatttatatggtcgttaagatgtctgcaaggcttgcaaactaatatttattatttaggataaatttctatatttaaaaaaaacaccaaggggattcgaacccctcccattttactaagtcactcataggaactctatgtggtactaagtcatccattttaccatgaagatagtgaaaattttgaacctcataggaactttatgtgatactaagtcactcatgtatcttaccatgcaatgtataaagtgtaaaatattgtataaatgattatgatgtgtttaaatttctttcattaattactacatattttctacactcacaacgtttgccagctcgctatataatcaacttaaatcagttaaatccatcatgcaatgcatttccttccaaatttttgtgataaactaatagataattgactaaataaacatcctgcaaagtttcaataaaaaattccaagtttttcttacaatttccatggtttttattcaatttttatcgatatcgataatatcccgatatttccatcgatatttccgtgtttttagattaccgatatttccgatatcatcgatattttataccttgactACACCACAcaaatatgtattatttttttgggcACACACATGTGATATGATCTGGTAGAAGAAGTCAATTCCCCTTTCTTATTAAAAAATAGGATTAATTTTAGTTTATTACTTTAAAATTTCTTAGTTTTCAATATTTGGTACattaagtgtttttccttttagaATAATAcataaagtcataattttgggatactatcatacatccgttaaaatTACTGTTAAATTTActgttaactgatgacatgGCATCTACGTAAATAATAATTAAGCGCCAcatggatattaaaaaaaaaaatttaaaactaaaacaataaaaataaaaaaataaaaaatttgggcGTCTTCTCCCTCATCCCTTCTGACCACCCTACCTTTTCTCCTCTGCACCCACCCTTCCCTTTCCTTTGGTTCCACCcactccatttctctctctctctctctctcccctcctctAACATTAAACTGTAGCAACTAGAAAATGCTTTAATTTCCATAACCTCTAACATTAAACTGCTAggaacctctctctctctctctctcttcttctaaCCCACTAGGCACTCAAAGTAGAGGCAACAAGGAACCAGCTCATGGTTGTCTTCTAAAAGGCTTCAATCTTTCCGACTCCAAGAAGCTCAAAAACTCACTGAATTTTCAAACCCCAACAGAAAACCAAGTCATGGGTTACTGTGAATCCAAAGTTTCAGATAACCAACAACCAGAGAAAATCCAAACCCAGCATCTAGCTCACAACAGCCAGACCACGAATCCCACCTCCGAATCCGACCCGGAAACCGGCGGAGCCCCACCCTTCTCCAAATTCTCCTTCGCCGACCTCAAAACCGCCACCAACAACTTCAGCTCTGACTACATAGTTTAGGAGAGCAGTGAGAAGGCCCTTAATCTTGTTTACAAGGGCCGGTTGCAGAACTGCCGTTGGATCGCCGTCAAGAAGTTCACCAAGATGGCGTGGCCTGATCCTAAGCAGTTTGCGGTGAGCTTGGCTTTTGTGCTGTTGCTTCATTTgggtttttggtattttttggtGGGCTTTCAATCGTTTTGCGAATTGGGTCTATGAATGATTTGTGGGTTTTATTTTTGCAGGAGGAAGCTTGGGGTGTGGAGAAGCTACGGCATCGGCAGCTTGCGAATTTGATACGCCCAAAATTTTTTTGGGTAAGTTTTAttttgggtaaaagactgtttactaccttatgtttcgtggttttcaacatttagtatatcaagttttttttgtctcagattcaaacctaaagtgtaaattttgggacagtctcatacatcctttagtcaaactgttaaatctgccattaattgtgacgtggcgctCATGTGGACAATAACTGGGCGCCACGTATCATccgcgttttttttttctttcttcttcttcttcttcatcttcttccttcttcttcttcttcttcttcctcctccgactgcaatttctttttcccccttctccttcttccttcttcttccttctccttctccttcttcttcttgttcctccgaatctagggaagttttttttttttttttcttcttcctccttcctccttcttccttctccttccttctccttcttcttcttctgaatctgggttgcagattcgttttttttttcttttttcttttttcttcttcttcctccttcttcttcctccgacttgTCTTTGTATATCTAaatacaaacacaaaaaagtGCATATTCACATTTTTAGAGGTTTAATAACAAATCTCATAaattacaaatattattttatttaaactttttCTCCGGCAAATATTCAAacttttaaattaaacaaatatttaTCAAACTTATTAAATTAAGCAAGTATTCAAACTTCCATGACTATTTTAAGAATATAGAACCACATTCATTACTAACTATACATGAACGTTCACAcataattaaaagattttattgCTACCCGTGAAATTCACCAGTAtttttataacttatgaatACGCAATTGAACCAATCAAccgtatccataaaattgagcACATAACTTCTGctcaaaatcatttttttttaatttttttgacaaacaaCAATACTTGGTATTTCATTAATCAACCGAGAACAATACATAGGTGCTAATTGGGTACAATCCTCTAGTGACCAAGCAAATGATCTAGAGATTAATTTACGCAAATGAGACAACAATAGTAAACCCCTAAGCAGCTATCACATGTACGAGAACTTCCCACAACACCTATACAAGCCTGTTACAGAAACAATACATAACAAATTTGTATAGATGATTGCAAACAGTTGCCGCCAAATAGCGTGGCCGCATAAAATCATCGCAGGAGCAAGACCACGTAACGTCATCATTGGAAGACGAGACCACATAATCCAACGCTGAAGGCGAAAACCGAATACAGCCGTCGTTGCGGCGCAAAACGGACACCATCCAATGGAAGGATAGGACCCTCAGGTAAGGAGCACAGCAGTGCCATCGCACAAGACAGGTGCGGCTACCACATCCACAAATCCAGCGGAGCAGCAACAATAAACTGCAGGCGACAGAGGTTCCAGAAGCGACCACCGACAAGAAGTCCAAACAGAGCCACCGTCGGATTTGCACACCCAAACCAAAGAAGCACCACCAAAGAGGCATTGCGCTCTAATCCGAGCTTGGATTTCAACAAGTCCACAACACCAAATCAGAGTGACGAAACGTGACTCCACACCAGCAGCTGCAATTCCAAGCCCAGATCACGCACCATATCCCGAGGCAGGGAAGAGGCCTTGAGCAAGGCATAACCCGGATATGGGGGAGGCGTGAAGCTAAGTCAAAACGGTGGGAGAGAAGACCCATCCGCATCCGCATCCGCAGACCCACCGCAACACCCAGAGTACAGACGCCATAACAAAGAAAATCTTGAGATGGCAAGATCAGGATTTGAAGGTTGGGGGAAAGACACGGGAGGGGAGAGGAAGGTGGTTGGGGAAGATGGCTTAAAGAAACAGAGGACATTTCGAAATTAGTTTCTCGGCATCTTGAGCATACAACAGGCAGATTCCACACgttttgaaattagttttgtgaCTTCTGTCACGATGGTCTAGGAAGTGGAAGTCAAAAGAGGCCTTGGTGACGAGTTTGTAAAAAGAATTGGAGCATCTGAAATTCTCTATCTCTTCAATTGCAAAAGCACCATACCAGACAAACACGTGACTGGACCTAGAAATGTCGTACCCTCTTTCGTTAAACGGAACATAGTAAGGGTAACTGATTTCACGGCTTTCACCATTATCAGTTCTAAAATTGCACTTGCACCCAAACTTCACATTTGCAACACCAAAATTTTGATCGACAACAAGAGATAGAGCGAAACCCAAGAAATTCGTACCACACCAATCTGGAGGAAGCTTGATGGTTAACGAAGATCCCTCACTTTGATGGCTGAACCAATTTGGAAGTTCATTTCCCTCGTACACAATGCTAACTGAAGTCCCACTAGAGATACCCTGAGATCGTGATGCACATCAAAATCATTAAACTCGTGAATAAAATGGCAGAAGTGAAATAGACAGTGTGTGCGCgtgtgagagagaaagagagacctTATAACGTTCTACTTCCTTGAAGTTGGATGGCGCAGTTGCAACTTGCATAATTCTTAGGTGTGCGTCACTGACTATGTTGCTCAGTGCCTTATCATCCAGTTTCGGGCATTTAGCAAAATGATAACTCCCTCGAAACAAATCATATTTATCCCAGGCTTGTGTGAGTGAAGTCCTTGATCTTGAAACTGTCTGCAGTGACTCGCAGCCATTTGCTTCAAGATACCGCAGCACTGGGAGCTCTGGTAAAGATCGAAGGCTCGTGCAATTGTTAAAGCGCAGGTGAGACAACTGAGAAGCTTGTATGACGCTTGAAGGTAGGCTCTCAATATTGGTTCCTCCCAGATCTAAATCTCGTAACCAGGGTAAGAACACGAGGTGGTTGGGAATTTCACAGAAACATAGCCTTATTACTTCCAAAGAGCACAAACTGAGTGAGAGATTTAAATTTTTGAGACTCAAGCAACCAATAAGGCTCAACGTTTTAAGATGTTTTAAACTGTTGATGCTGTCTGGGACAAGCTGAAGGTTTTCGCACCGGTCAAGAATTAAACTTTGAAGCCCAATTAGCATTCCTATCGATGAATGTAGCTCTTCAACCTCTGTTCCTTTTAAACTAAGAAATTTCAGATGTTCCATAGGCTCCAAAATTTCAGGGAAGTATTTAAATTCAAGGCAATCAGTGAGATCAAGTCTCTCAAGagattttaacttacaaatgcTCTCTGGTAGACTCACCAGCCTACTGCAATAACTCAGTTTGAGTGTAGTGAGACCAAGGAGACACTGAATTGACGATGCGGGCAATTCCTCTATTGCGGTGAAAGATAAATCTAAGAATTCAATGTTGTCGGGCATCTGAGGAAAGAATTTCAGATTTTCACAGTGTCCCAGATGAAGATAAGTAAGCTTGTCAAAACCTTTGAAATATGAAGGAATCCGTTCCAATCTTATGCAACCAGAAAGATTTATATGCTCAATTTTTGAACTCCGAGAGAGATCTGGAACTTCAGCCAGATGTGTGCAATAGCTAAGATCGATCACTTTCAAGTTTCCAAGATTCTGTAacaaattaaaaggaaatttatAAACTTGGCCGAAATAAATTTCCACATCCACCACATTTCATACAAGTTTAACTCAAGTAAAGCATGTGTACCTGGTTCTTATTCCAAAGTGGCGCCTCAAGTCTGCTATAGGGCATTCGAAGCTCAACAAGATTGTTTGGAGAAAATTTTGATGGAAGAGATTTCAAAGGGTATCGGTCCCAGTAAAGATACCAGAGAGCATTGGGCAGAGACTCAAGACCTTGAGAAAGGTCAATCTTGTAGTACACCTCGCCAAAGATAGCATCATGAAAACCTATAAATTTGGGAAAATCCTCAGAACCATAGATCTTGAGAATTCTTAGACTACGCATCTCTTGGAAGGATGATCCCGAAAGTTGTAGCCTTGTAAGACTAGACGTGTCAACGTATATGCATTTAACCTTTGCAGTTCCCTGAAAATCAAGAGCAAAGTATAAAATGATACATAATATATACAACAAAGTTTACTCAAAACTACTTTACATCTGACCGGCTTATCAAATATGAGTTTCCTGTGTTTTTTCACAGACAAGTCATGTTCTTTATTTTTGGTTCAAGAAAGTTTTAGGATCTTACTGTATTATTCTCCAGAACCTGACAGACATCCTCTGGAGCCCACAACCTATTACGTTTTCCGGGCTCATCTGTACATTGTTCGCCAACAATTTTCTGACCCATTTCCTGAAGCAAATCATGCATCTCCAAGCAATTCGTCATTGAAATTGATAGTAGAGACTTATCAATGAGAACTTGAATTCCGTTCGCAAAGAAACCTCGAAGCTGTATCATTCTCTTTGCAGAATCAACATCCATCCCTTTAAGAAAGCATGCGATATCAAGGAAGcattccttctcattttcttctaatCCATTATAACTAAGTCTCAACACATTCTGTACTTTTTCGCTAGGAAACTTCTTCAATTTTCTCAACTCTTCATCCCAGTCTTCTTCTGTTTTGCAGTGAAGGAACAAAGCACCCAAAGTTTTAAGAGCCAATGGAACGCCTTTAATATAATCTATCACCTTTCTTGAAAACTCTGTATATTCTGTCGTAGGAGACTTAT
Encoded proteins:
- the LOC126585781 gene encoding disease resistance-like protein DSC1, whose amino-acid sequence is MASSSSAAAGAISPRRKHDVFLSFRGEDTRDTFTSHLHAALLRKKLDIYIDYKLERGDEIGPALVEAIGKSKLSVIIFSKNYASSTWCLDELLHILGCREGDGQFVIPIFYDISPADVRKQQGSYAVAFGQLEERFKDCMDKVLEWRDALEKAANLSGFDNSNKAGTEADFVEKVVQVILTKLNCKQSSDSKGLVGIETKIEEIESLLCIDSPDICTVGIWGMGGIGKTTLAGAVFNRLTSKFEASCFLANVREESRKQGPKNLQNILLREILNEKDLTIGTPSIGSKLVRERLSRTRVLIVLDDVNDSEQLELLVGDDVRFGPKSRIIVTTRDRSLLNEMVGEDKIYEVKGLKHDEALQLFQMHAFKNKSPTTEYTEFSRKVIDYIKGVPLALKTLGALFLHCKTEEDWDEELRKLKKFPSEKVQNVLRLSYNGLEENEKECFLDIACFLKGMDVDSAKRMIQLRGFFANGIQVLIDKSLLSISMTNCLEMHDLLQEMGQKIVGEQCTDEPGKRNRLWAPEDVCQVLENNTGTAKVKCIYVDTSSLTRLQLSGSSFQEMRSLRILKIYGSEDFPKFIGFHDAIFGEVYYKIDLSQGLESLPNALWYLYWDRYPLKSLPSKFSPNNLVELRMPYSRLEAPLWNKNQNLGNLKVIDLSYCTHLAEVPDLSRSSKIEHINLSGCIRLERIPSYFKGFDKLTYLHLGHCENLKFFPQMPDNIEFLDLSFTAIEELPASSIQCLLGLTTLKLSYCSRLVSLPESICKLKSLERLDLTDCLEFKYFPEILEPMEHLKFLSLKGTEVEELHSSIGMLIGLQSLILDRCENLQLVPDSINSLKHLKTLSLIGCLSLKNLNLSLSLCSLEVIRLCFCEIPNHLVFLPWLRDLDLGGTNIESLPSSVIQASQLSHLRFNNCTSLRSLPELPVLRYLEANGCESLQTVSRSRTSLTQAWDKYDLFRGSYHFAKCPKLDDKALSNIVSDAHLRIMQVATAPSNFKEVERYKGISSGTSVSIVYEGNELPNWFSHQSEGSSLTIKLPPDWCGTNFLGFALSLVVDQNFGVANVKFGCKCNFRTDNGESREISYPYYVPFNERGYDISRSSHVFVWYGAFAIEEIENFRCSNSFYKLVTKASFDFHFLDHRDRSHKTNFKTCGICLLYAQDAEKLISKCPLFL